DNA sequence from the Penicillium psychrofluorescens genome assembly, chromosome: 3 genome:
AAGACGGACCTTTTCGCACGACTCGTGGTATTTGCCGTTGCAGTGCTGCGCCCTGGGAGTTAGCATTGACTGCCTGTTCAAGCGTTCGGGAAGCACTTGCCTTCACGCAATCATAGTAATGGGGCTTGCACCCCTTATTGGGGCCGCCCTTAGCCGGCTGGGGTCCTCCGTTGAAATTTCCGTCTTGGACGATAGCACCGTCATCCGCGACGGTCTCGGCCGGGGAGGCGATTGCCAGCGCGGCGAAGAGGAGGGTCAGGTGGGTCCAGGGACGCATTTTGAGGAGTGAGTATCTGGCAAGAAGGTACTCAGTATTGAATGTAGATGGGTGTGTAAGTTATCAGACAGGGCATATGGTCCCTTTTATAGATCGACGGTAactctccctctccctcatcccTGACACAGCTCTGTGTCTTACGACAGCTCGAAGTGACCGACTAGGTATCTGCCCCTCTCGCTTCGAGTTGCTCACTGGCAATCTCGCGTCCACGACGGTCAGTCTTACTAGGTTGGGAGCAGAATTAAGTGTCAGTTTGATTCCCTCTTGTGCAACATCGCATCCCTGGCCGGTTACGAGTCTGATGGGTAGAGGCATCAAGCAAGCAAACAACGGCCTTCGCCAAATGCTTATGCTTATGTCTAACCGAGTGGTTCGGTCCTGCAGTCAGCATGGAGGTGACTGAGCAGTTGAAACTTGGGGTTTCACTGCAGAGCCTTGGATCTGTTTGGGGAACTATATGCTCCGAATAATAGACCACACCCGAATATTCCCAGACACTCGATCCTGCATGGCCTGTGTGCATGGCAGAATTTAGTCCAGGCCTCCATCTGGGTACTCGAGTCAATCCAGCATGCGAAATAGTAACGCAGCCTTGATTCAGTCACGTAACTCCTACTCTAAGGTGCCTCCCACCCTAAACGCCCAAACTCCGCGCCATACGTCCCTTGACATTCCCATCCTCCACGAACCGTTCCATCTGGCGCACACCCCACAAGTCACCCTGACAATACACCTTGATGGTCAGCGTAGCCTTGGCCAGGGTCTCCTTCTGTTTGAGCCTGAGTAACGCTCTCTGCCTCCGTCTCTCCTCCATAATAACCGCCcacctcgccctcgcctccttcagccgccgccgccgctccCTCCATGCCCGCCTCCACATAACGGCCTGATGCATCATCATCAGGTTCCGGTCATCGATCCACCCCCAGTGCCGGCACTGGTTTGGCCAGGAACAGGGGCAGTCTGTGGACGATGGCGCCGTGCCGTCCGCGTCGGCCATGTCCCACTGCCACCTCCGCAGCTGGTGCATGTCCTCTGCGTCGCGGCAGAGAGTTAGCACACTCGATCGAGAGAGGTAGTGTTGACGGACGTGATAGTCGACCTGGTAGTGTGCGAAGAGAACAGCAAGCTCCGCATCGGGCTTGGGGTGCTTCGAGAGAGCTGAATTGAGCTTTGTTTCGACTAGTTCGTAGTATTGTTCGCGCTGGGAGACGGTGATGCGTTTCCAGTAGGATGGGTCCTTCGGTCGGGTCGCGCTGTCGAGGGGAGAGATGAACTCGTCTCTTGAGGGGTTGGTCGTGAAGAAGGGTGGGTAGTACGTGGTGATGTAGATGCCCGAGTCAACGTCAGTCGTCATGCTCGCTTCGGTGACTGCGATGCGGCATTTGGTGCAGCCCAGTGCTTCTTGGAGTGCATTCAGCTGGGTGGTGGTTAGTGATGAGACTATGATAAAAGTGTAGGCTGCATACCatcttttcctcctccctctccttccattctttctcttccacaatagccgcctcggccttcCTGTCGATCGTGTCGGGTGGCACCTCTGTGGTGGTCATAGTACCAAGAACTCCCATACTGCAATCAACCGCCTGGACAGATGTAGGTAAAAGGTGTGCAGACCACAGCAGATTCACCGGGCATGTCCTTATATCACACCGGAGGGAAAGGCAGTGAATTCGTGTCTCATTGACAACAACACAAAGAAGGAGATACAATAATCCATGGATGGCAGTCGCTGTCAATCCAGGGTATTCACTGTTCCAGACACAATAAAGCGACCAAAATAGACCATACGTGAATGGATCATGGTTGTTCTTTGTTTATAAGTTTCTTTGTCACGATCAACTGACTGCAGTCATCTGAGCGGAAGAATGGCGGATGTGGGGCGTGACTCGATCACTAACCCAACAGTACAGAAAGTCATCAGGGTGGTTTGGGGCATTCCTCTGGTGATGGTTTAGGGCGGGATCGGGCTGACTCGAAGTTGAGGAATAGTATATGTGTGCCTCAGGCACCTCTTTCCTAAAAAGGAAGGCACACTATGTCACTCATGTTCAGTAAACAACGTATAGAGTAAATATTGAACTATACTCGTAGTAATGGCCTGCTCGAATAGTAACCACCAAAGTACAAAACAACCGATCCCACCCTTCCACACATTCCTACCCTCCCAGCCTGCCTCTCTCTTCGCATCCACACTCCACCACGCAGCAACCGATTCACAGTTCCATCTGCATTCTGCTCACCATGAGTACCTACACGCACACAAACCTCACAGGCAACAGCACATTCACCGAAGAAACCCAGATCGACAAAGCCTCGCTGGCCATGCCGATGCTCTGTCTGCTCTTTGCTTTCCTCTTCATCGTGTGCCTATACTACCAAGTTTTCTGGAAATGCACCAAACGAGGTATTCGCTTGGTTCGCCGTGCTAATAGACTAGCGCGCCGCAAGATTGGGCAGTGGAATAGAAACCTGCGTGAAGGACGTGGGCTCTTTCAGGAAATCAACAACCACCCGAACAGAAACACGTATGAGCTTGATGAGGTAGTGTCTCTGAGTGATTCGTGGattttatcttcttcatcttcatcttctaATTGCTCCTCGTCTTATTTGGAACATGCTTCTGGTTCTGGTGCCTCTCTGATATCCTGCCCGGCTGATGAGAGCAACGCTCACCATGGCACCGATCTTGAACCAGATTATGGTGGTTTCACATTCAACAAGGTCACTTGGTCCAGCCAAGATACAACACTGGTCAACCCAGCGGAGCTTCCACCTATTAGCAGCGACCAAATCGCTGAGGATTCGCATAACACTTCACccaacaccagcagcaacgaTAACGTTGACGCTGTCGTTTTCGTGACGGGCCCCGACACCCCTAAGGCGCAGTGGGGGCTTCCGGCTTACATCCGAGGGGCTGATGGACCGGGTGCTTTTGTGGATCGTATTGTAGATTGGGCAGTTCAGCGGTTCATGGGGGGAGCGGCCGATAGCTTCCTCCTGCGACACCAGCTGGTTCCAAGTGATCACGTTCTGCCGACCGAAGATGATCACGAAGACACCAGCCTAGGCCATGCTGCTTGACTTCACCAAAGGTATGACACTTTGTTCTGGTTGGTGCGGGGATGGCTTATCAGGGCTAATGCGGCATCGCTGTAAGGGATCCATCTAGAGCTGACAAGGGTCGGTGCAAGGATTGTATGGGTCGAGCACTGTGTGGCGCTGTTAGGGTCGGAATCCCTCACACAACCTAGAACAGGATTGGAAAAAGTCTTTCGGATTTCATTTGTTTCATACCAGGAGTTGCGAAGATTGTATTCGAGGGCATACTAAGAACAGCAGTAACATTTTTTGGTCATTTCATTCGTCTATCGTCTAAGATCGTGCTCAGATTAAACGCTTGTGCAAATCAATTTACGGGGCACAGTAGCCACCGTCGACGATAATGTCAGCGCCCGTGGTGTAGCTCGATGCATCCGACGCCAGGTATAGGTAGGCGCCCTTCAGCTCGTGGGCCATGCCCTCCCGGCCCATGGGGATCTTGTCACGCCAGATGTTCTTCGTCTCCTGCGGCACGAAGTTCGAGATCTCTGTGGCGATGTAGCCCGGAGAGATGGTGTTGGCACGCGCATATCGGACCCATTCAACGGAGAGAGATTTGCCTGACGGCCAGTTAGTAAAGCGATGAAGTACGGGTCCATTGTCCAACTTACAGAGGTGGATGACACCGGTCTTGGCGGCGTTGTAGGCAGCCTGCATCTGAGGGAAGTTGACAATGTGGCCGCTCATGGAGGCAGTAGCGACGAAGCTGCCGTAGGTAAAGTTGGACAGCTTGTTGCCGTTGGCGTCGGTaccctcctccttctggcGGCGCCAGTGAGTGGCCGCGGCCTTGGCGCAGTAGAAGGTACCATCGAGGTCAATGCCGACCACCTTGCGATAGTGGTCGAGCGGGCCGTCGACCATGGGGCCCTCAGTCCAGGGAATAccggcgttggcgatgaaCACATCCAGGCGGCCATTGAAGTCCTTGACGGCCTGGTTGACGGCCTTTTCGACGGCCTCGGGGTCGGTGATCTGGACCTGGTACGCCTTGGCTAGGAAAAAGTCAGTAGGGtaaccaaaaaaaaagagcacTGGAAACGTGACGTACCCTGCACACCGTACTTGGAggcgatctcggcggcgcgTTCCGTGCACTTGGTGTTGGAGTTATACCACATGGCGACGTTTGCGCCGGCTTCTGCCAGACCCTGAGCGACCGCCAGACCGATaccggcgccggcgccggtCACAATGGCGGTCTTGCCCTTGAGCGAGAACATGCTCATCAGGCTGGGGTGCTCAGGTGGGGCAGTGTTGTTGTGGACGAAGAGTCCATTCTGAATTGGGTTGGCAGCCATGGCGTCAACAATGATGGAAATAATCAAAAGGCAAATGAAAAAGATAAAAGAACTTCCAGAGGGGGGCCGCGATGGGGAAATGACTGTTTTATAGGACTGGAGGGGCAAGTTCTGGAAGAAAACGCCACTAAAGCAGTAGCAGACGGTGAGCTACACTGGTGGGGGGAGGGCAGGAGGCGCCCTGGCCTGGTGGAGAAAGCTATGACATTGTCTGCCGGTGTTCTCGACTGCTGGCCAGTGGTTCCTGTGGATAAATGACGCTATGTGACCCCAGACCAGGACGATCAGAGGACGGGCCATTTTGGCGGAGAGCGAAGGTGGGATGCAGTGAGTGCATCACAACGCAAGGAGCACGTCATTCGTGGACAGAGGGAAGATCGAAGCGAACGGCCATGATCGGCTAGAATCGAGGATTTCCTTGAAACTGTTCCATGCgtggaagagagacagagaaagagggcGGTGAAGATTTAGGTCTAGGAAGGTCAGATGACCTTTCGATGAATTCTGTTGACGCCGGTCGAGGCAGAGGTAGAACGAGGAGAGGTACGTGCGGATGTAGCTGGATCTATTCCTGGACCCATCTAGAGCGAGCGACCGATCCAGCGCGGAGATTTAAGCGTTCCTTTCCGCTGACACTTTCACGATGGAGAGCTGTGGACACCTTGACCAGATCTACGGCAACTGGGCCCCGAGGGATGATCTCAGCGGCTCCCTTAACTTACCCTCGCCGGCTGACCATAGAGCTGCGATCGTGAAATCATCCAGCAAATTGGCTGTGCTAAAACTGTGCTCTAAAAAGCTCTCATCTACATAGCTCCCAACATGCGGTCAAAGATCAATTAGCGGGACAGCGGCCATTCTTCGCGGCTGGCCGAATCAACATGGTCTCTCCCGGAAATTGACGACAAGAGCTTCATTCCAGTGACTGAGAGAAGTCCCCAGGCCACGCAACGGCCCACTAGGACGAGCAGATTCCAATCCGATGTCACCGGCGGCAAtggaagggggaggggcCAAGTGTGGCCGCCAACATTCTTCACGCCCTAGCCACCGATGCGGTTTACATTCCATGGCGGTCCGATCAATGACTCGCCATAACAAACGACGACAGCGGCTGCCCGGCAATGTGACCCTCTGTCGTTGCCATCTCGAGGTTCTACTCTTGTTTCCTGCCTCCCGTATCCAGACAAAAGCAAAGGCGCGCCGAACGCTGCAAGGGCAAGCCGTCTTGCTCGACATCTACGGATGACAGGCTAAAGGGAGCATCCCTGCTGCGAACGCGCTTGCTCGGATTCAATAACCACCTCGGTGGGTGCTTGCCAGGATGACCCTCATACTGGGCTTGAGTGCCGTtgtcgccatctccgccgcaTCCGCAaccgtcttcgtcgtcgtctcgGTGGTGGGGATCGTGGTCTGGGTCAGAGTGCGTAAGGAGCGCCATGCGCTGAAGCTGCTCAGCATCAACGAGAGGCAGCGTGTCAGCACACATCCCACGAGACAAGACACGGTGACGGAACTATCTCGTGAGGAGGGAAGTGCACTGACAGAATATGGACAGCTGCCCTACGGCAAACCAGCAGAATGGGGCCAGCCAGCCTCACGAGAGAGCCTCCTTCGGTCCAAAAACGGCTCGGATTCGTCGTTCCCACTACTCACAGAGAAGGCTCGCTCACTTCGCAACTCCTTGTCACGCTCTCGCTCCAAACGACTGTCGAGGTCGTCGCATAAACACCGCCGGCTGAGCTCGCTGATCACCTTGAGCGAGACCCCCAACCGATGGCCCAGCGCGTCGCCTAAGATATCATTTTCAAAAGACGACGTACCTCTATCAGCAGTGGAAGGAGCTCTCGAGCTGCCTGCAGAGCGGACTCCGGAACAGACCCCGGATATTAGCGAAGATGACACTGGGTTTCACGGCATGCGACCCATGTCACCGGCATGGCCTCTGCCGTCTCAACGGGACCGTAGCAGTATCTTCCCACTGTTGGAAGATAACGGTCCCCACAACATGTTCGATCCGCCTCCCAGAATCTTCGAAGATAACGACTCCCGACGGAGTCGAGGGGCCAGCATCATCAGTCAGACGGCGGGTGAAATGCCCGACCAGCccattcctccaccaccgccagcgGCGCGTCAGTCGAATCGATACATTTACGCCCCCAATGAGGCGTCCATTcgtttctcttccatcaGCCTGGATACCATGGCCAGCTCGATCTTAGAAGATAGCAGGATTGGCCCACTGTCTACCTCCACCGACCTCACCTCGCCCATTTACTCCTCGGGTGGCACGTGTGTACCATTCAGTGCCAACGACGTTGGAGTCAAAGATGGCCGAAGAAGCTTCATCTCGACAAACAGCTCCGTGCCATCTCATCTACTTCCTGtccgttcttcttctatcGCGGAATCTGCCCGCACGAGATCTATGGAGCTCACGACACCCCGGCGCAGTTTGACTGAACGATGTTCAAGCAGCAACAGTGAACGCTACAATGCGCCGCCACGCCGTAGTGAATCCTTGTCATCAAACCCGCTGAATCGGCATTCTTCCTTACGAAGTGCCTCGGGCTCGATTTCTGGGTTCCACAGCTCGCGTCCTCCCAGTTGGCGCTCTTCGGTAGGCTCGCTTGTGCCGCAATTCAGCCAGTTCCAATGTGAGACCGTCTACGAAGGTGAACAGCAGCGGGAAAATGACCCTTTCGGCGTCGGATCACATCGAAATGTGCTTCCTACAATAGAGTCTCCCCGACAAAATGACGCAGGGGTCCATCGTCCTCAAAGCCCGATGCACCGTTCCAGTTTGTCTCAACGGGGACCTCCGCCATCCGCAATGAAGAGTGTGATCTCGCAGCGAAAGGGTCACAGGCGACAAAACTGCGTGCGCATTTCGATTCATCCCCCGGTGGCCTTCGGAGCACCGCCGTTCTCGCCAACTGTCGAAGAGGAACCAGAGGATCTCGACCAGATGGAGGAAGTCGATCTGCGTGAAATCACAATTAATCAACCGCCACAGACGCAGACTCCAACTAATGCCGCCTCTCCTCTCCATGCTTCCAGGTACGGCAAGTACGGCAGCCAACGTGCAAAACTGCAACAAGCCGCAAAGTCACTTGGTCCACTGGCGGAAGAGCCGTACAAGCAGAGCCCATCAAAAAAGAGGAAGCACGCTCCCAGCGACTCGATTGATCTCCCACCCTCTGTCGAGAAAGGCCGCGTGCTGCCTGAAATCCTTACCTCACTGCCGCCTTCTACCGGCCCCGTCAGTGCCCTAAGTCACACGCCTTCTCCCGAGAGAGTCCCACCGGTATGGGCCATGTCCGAGAACGCAGCGTCGCCAATATCTCCCGTCCCTGGGAGCCCACGGCGGACGGCAGTGAAGGGTCCACGCAGTCAGCCCCCATCAACTCCACGATCCGCCCGCAGCAAATCAGTAGTCGAGGTCAACCGAACAGACATGCCACTGACAACGACGGTCACAAACACATCCGGCTCGCCAACGCGCGCACCTCTCGCTTCCAACGAATTCCGCGCGTCCAACGAGTCCCTGTGCCGGACCAGGACCGACGCACGCTCTTATCGACGATATCGCGATTCGCAAGACACACTCTCCAGTAACCGCGACTCAATAATCATCGTTCCCTCGTCGCCCGTGCACAGCAACCGGGTGAAGGACCGCGTCACCATCTGGGAAGATGCTACTCGTCAGGGCTCGCCGCCGAAACAGTCCACCGTGAACTTTATTCATAAACCTGGCGgctctgctgctgatgactCCTCGAGCACGCCCCGTTCCATTGCAAAGGATGATCACAGGCCCCCATCTCGCATGGGCAGTCGCCGTGCCCCGAACTCACCGACAAAACGGGGCCTCACTACTCCGACGGGGAAGAGTGTCGGTCTAGGCATTGGGGCTACCACGCCAGGTAGTTTGTACGATGGCGAGGGCTTCTTAAAAGAATGAGGTTCTTTTTTGCGCTGTTATTTCTTCTGTTTTCcgctcctcggcctcagcTCGGAGTTTCAAGGCGGACTTTATaattgctttctttcttcttggttttGATATAATGACGCTGGAGCAGCTCGCCTTTTGACGTGTAACGtgcgctttttcttcttttctcttcctttttttcttctctatcCTCCAATATCCATGGCTCTATCCTAGGGTAGTTGTAATTCAAAAATAAAGTTTCTTCCGTCTCTATCTCTTCGTGCAAATGAAGAGGACAAGTTAAAAATAAAACAGCCGACACTCCAGTTCTTTTTATGTAGTCTACAGCCCATCTAATCCGTCCTCTGCCACTTCgtctcatcatcatcctccatctgctcatcctcatcaccctccTCTCTAGCCCGGACAGTCCCCGCGCCAGGAccaagaggaagagaaggcgGTTCACCTCCAGCAATCCAGTTCCCCTCCTCATCAAAAAATTCATGCATGTTCTCCGCAGTAATCCACCCCGAGCTCCCGTCCACGGGCGGAGGCAGTCCACCATCCGTCGTCCGCGTAGCCATCAGCCCAGCTTGAAACAGCGCATTCCCAtgttcttcctcggtcagatACTtgtcctcgtcttcatcgccggGCTCCACAGGGTCGGGATGCAGATTCGAGCACGCTGACACAGCAGCGTATAGCATCTGTGTCGGTGTCTCTGTCGGCGCGTCGTTGAGGTCGGGCGTTGCGGGCTCAGAGGCTGTCGGTTCCGCTGTTGTGGTGCTCTCGCCCACGGCGCCGAGCTCGCTTGGTGGCACGACTGTCAGCGTGATGCAttgctcttcatcatcttcgtcgctggGCGCAGCGTCCGGCGTCGCGATCTGCATGTATAGTCCTTGTACCTCGGTGTCTTCAGCGCCGGGTACACGCAGACGCTGGATTGCGTGtaaggagatggaggggtATGGGATTGCGACGCcggccgaggcggagggtgaGAAGAGTAGGAATTTCCTGGAATTGACCAGTATGTAAGCTTAATCCGGCCACAAAAGTTTTTCAAAAAGAGCAAAAATATGCAGCTCAGTCTGCACAGTATGTAGAAAAGACTCACTCGGACGAAACCCAGGCATCCACCCCCTCAATAGCAATTTCTCTcccctcgccctcatcctGATGGTCCTGCGCCGATCCATTGGCCGAGGCAGCGGCGCTCTCACCGCGCAGCGCATTCAGCACGGGCGTGGCAAGGAGGTCGCGCTCGAGAATGACAACTTTGCATCGCTGACTGTGGTGGTGTAGCACTGGCGGGCCGGAGTAGAAGGAGCTCGGCGTTCGCGACTGGTGCTCGGCGAGGGGCACGAAGGAGGATAGTTCTGGGGCGGTGCGGAGGGTTTCCATGACGCGATTGCGGCGCAGTTGGTCGGGCCACTGGAatttgtttcttttttcctcTTTGTGGGGGTTCGGGTTTGTTGTGGTTGAAGCAAATAGAAGGAAAAGGTGTGGTGGATGATTTGGGTGAGGTCGAAGCTGGCGGTGGGGCTTTTCCGCTTTGAGCTGGATTTACTGTTGCGGTTAACAGGAAGCTCCACTACGTAGGTGGTATAGACGGGACAATATGATAGTTGGATTGTCTTGGGTATTTTAAAGTAGAAACTAGATTTTGAAGGTGTCTACAAAGAGGTATAGTTTAGATGCTCTAGCGATATATATTTCTCCCATTCAAAACCCCCTTGATACTGAGGTAAAGTTCACATAGCATGTACAATATTCGATTGCGACAAAGTTGAATTGCAGTCATATGTTTAGCTCATTGACATCAAGTCATAAATATAGGAGTCGGCATAGGAACTCTAGTTCGGATCGAAGACATGCGCCCGGTAGAGGTTCCGAGAGCCTTCACAATAATACAGAGCTGACGAGGGCGCGTTCTTTGTGCTTTAGTGTTGCCAGGGTATGAGCGCTGCTAGACTATGAGGCTGCACAAATAGATAGAGCGCCGTGCCGTGGACATGAGGCGCAGTCGGCCTGGCGCATTGTCTAGCAGAGGAGCCTTACTCCACGAAATGGCTAGCTGACCTCGGGGTCTAGCATATTCCGGTGCCAACCGCCGTTCTGTTTGGGCGTGTTTTCAAAAGGGCTTTTTCAATCTGGATGGTGCCACCAGGTATACCATCCAAGCAGCTCGGGCTCATTTCACACCCAGCCCCCCGAATGCCCGATCCAgctcctctccctcatcccTCGGGACCATAGTCGGCAGACTGGGTGCGCCTTGATCCGCAGAAGTGCTGTCCAGCAAACTCGGTCCCGAACTACCCTGTGGGCCGGGGGACATCGTTGTCCTGCTAGGCTGCAGCAACTTCTCTTCGCGATCTAGCCACCCGGGCGCAACACGCCGCTTCTCTGCCAGCTCTCGTTCCTGCATGGATTCCTTCCATGCCTTGATGGCCTCTTTGGCGTCACTgcggttcttcttcaggtgCTGCTCGAGGGATTGGCaggcggccatgatctcGTCCGGGTGCGCTGCGTGTTCGCCGCTGGTGGAGATGACATAGCGTGCTTTGGCATCCgggttgttggggtcgaCGGTCACTGATGGGGGCAGGGTTGACGAGACGGATTTGTAGGTGTAAGGTAATGTCACGGAGGTGGGGAGGTTGATGAAGGGGGAGACGGTCAGAGGGACCTGGGCCAGCAGGGGATGGGGACCTGATTGGTTGAGTCAGTGGGAGGAAAAGGGCATCGAGAGAAACCAACGAAAACTTACGGTAGGATTCATACATGGCAAGGACAGTGAGTGTGAGAGAAACAGAGAGGAGTGGGAGTTGGGATTGAAGAGGGTCACGAGGGGAGATGGTTCGTTCACGTGCTCGGCAGATCTATAAACCAACATTGAAAATACAATTTGGGGTTCGCGATATATTCAGATTTGATATTGTTATTGTATACATTGATTGAATACACCAAGGAAGACATCAGGATGGCTGGCACTCCGGAGGCACCTGTCAAGCACCGGTTCGAACTCCATTCCGAGCTCCATGCTGGCGAAGCAAGGCGATTTCATGCTTGAGAATGACCCGAGTCTCCTTGTTTTTAACCATATCCAAAGGAGTCCTCCCATCCACTAGCGCGGCATTCACATCAATCCCATTTTCAATAAATATTTCCACAAACCCGTGCACAAAACCACAATGGCCGTTCTTGAGCGTGAGATGTAGGGCATTGATCCCTTTCGGGGTTTTGGCATTCACGTCGGCTCCACGGTCCAGGAGCAGTTTTACAATATCCTTCCGTTCGTGCTCATAAAAGTCCTCCGGCATGTTTTCAGGACAAGTAGCATAGAGCAATGGGGTCATGCCCTCGTAATTCGCGTGGTTCACATCTGCGccgtggtcgaggagcaTTGTCATGATCTCCAGATTAACTTCATCTTCTTTGGAGCTCAGACCGACCAAATTCAGGAGGTTGTTTCCCGTATCATCGTCCACAATAGTCGCATCGGCTCCGTGGGCAAGGAGAAGTCTGACGGTAGGCAGTATTTTCTCCTCAACTGCTATTCTCAAGGGCGTTTGCCCTTCACTGTTCCGGGCATTGACATCGGCACCATGCTCAAGGAGTACTTTCGTGCAGTCCCTGTAATCCAAGGCACTCAAATGCAGTGGAGTATCGCCTGTATCATTCTGAGCATTGACATCAGCACCACGCTCAAGGAGCATTTTCACCACTTTCACGCCATCGTCGTGGGCCACTAAAGCACTCAAATGCAGTGGAGTTTCATCTGACTGGGTTACGGCATGCACATCTGCTCCATGCTCGAGCAACAATCGGGAGATGCTTTCACTGTAAACAGTATTATGGAGCGGGGTCATATCCGATCTGCCGCCGGGCAGATTACAATCGGCTCCATGCTCGAGAAGAAGTCAGACAAACGGGACTGAGATGACCGTCCCCCGCTCCTGTGTAACATAATTCAGTGGCGTGTCCATCTCGCCGTGTTGGACATTGATATCAGTACCGTGCTGCAGGAGGAGCGAGAAGATTGGTTCCCATGTTGGTGTTGAAAGCCTCGATGGGAGAGACAGGCAATGTAATGGAGACAGCCATCGCGCATGCCTCGAGTCCGTTATTTCATCGCCAGGGAAGTCACACGAAGCTCCATTCTCAAGCAACAGTTTCACA
Encoded proteins:
- a CDS encoding uncharacterized protein (ID:PFLUO_005659-T1.cds;~source:funannotate), with product MGVLGTMTTTEVPPDTIDRKAEAAIVEEKEWKEREEEKMLNALQEALGCTKCRIAVTEASMTTDVDSGIYITTYYPPFFTTNPSRDEFISPLDSATRPKDPSYWKRITVSQREQYYELVETKLNSALSKHPKPDAELAVLFAHYQVDYHVRQHYLSRSSVLTLCRDAEDMHQLRRWQWDMADADGTAPSSTDCPCSWPNQCRHWGWIDDRNLMMMHQAVMWRRAWRERRRRLKEARARWAVIMEERRRQRALLRLKQKETLAKATLTIKVYCQGDLWGVRQMERFVEDGNVKGRMARSLGV
- a CDS encoding uncharacterized protein (ID:PFLUO_005660-T1.cds;~source:funannotate) encodes the protein MSTYTHTNLTGNSTFTEETQIDKASLAMPMLCLLFAFLFIVCLYYQVFWKCTKRGIRLVRRANRLARRKIGQWNRNLREGRGLFQEINNHPNRNTYELDEVVSLSDSWILSSSSSSSNCSSSYLEHASGSGASLISCPADESNAHHGTDLEPDYGGFTFNKVTWSSQDTTLVNPAELPPISSDQIAEDSHNTSPNTSSNDNVDAVVFVTGPDTPKAQWGLPAYIRGADGPGAFVDRIVDWAVQRFMGGAADSFLLRHQLVPSDHVLPTEDDHEDTSLGHAA
- a CDS encoding uncharacterized protein (ID:PFLUO_005661-T1.cds;~source:funannotate); the protein is MAANPIQNGLFVHNNTAPPEHPSLMSMFSLKGKTAIVTGAGAGIGLAVAQGLAEAGANVAMWYNSNTKCTERAAEIASKYGVQAKAYQVQITDPEAVEKAVNQAVKDFNGRLDVFIANAGIPWTEGPMVDGPLDHYRKVVGIDLDGTFYCAKAAATHWRRQKEEGTDANGNKLSNFTYGSFVATASMSGHIVNFPQMQAAYNAAKTGVIHLCKSLSVEWVRYARANTISPGYIATEISNFVPQETKNIWRDKIPMGREGMAHELKGAYLYLASDASSYTTGADIIVDGGYCAP
- a CDS encoding uncharacterized protein (ID:PFLUO_005662-T1.cds;~source:funannotate), producing the protein MTLILGLSAVVAISAASATVFVVVSVVGIVVWVRVRKERHALKLLSINERQRVSTHPTRQDTVTELSREEGSALTEYGQLPYGKPAEWGQPASRESLLRSKNGSDSSFPLLTEKARSLRNSLSRSRSKRLSRSSHKHRRLSSLITLSETPNRWPSASPKISFSKDDVPLSAVEGALELPAERTPEQTPDISEDDTGFHGMRPMSPAWPLPSQRDRSSIFPLLEDNGPHNMFDPPPRIFEDNDSRRSRGASIISQTAGEMPDQPIPPPPPAARQSNRYIYAPNEASIRFSSISLDTMASSILEDSRIGPLSTSTDLTSPIYSSGGTCVPFSANDVGVKDGRRSFISTNSSVPSHLLPVRSSSIAESARTRSMELTTPRRSLTERCSSSNSERYNAPPRRSESLSSNPLNRHSSLRSASGSISGFHSSRPPSWRSSVGSLVPQFSQFQCETVYEGEQQRENDPFGVGSHRNVLPTIESPRQNDAGVHRPQSPMHRSSLSQRGPPPSAMKSVISQRKGHRRQNCVRISIHPPVAFGAPPFSPTVEEEPEDLDQMEEVDLREITINQPPQTQTPTNAASPLHASRYGKYGSQRAKLQQAAKSLGPLAEEPYKQSPSKKRKHAPSDSIDLPPSVEKGRVLPEILTSLPPSTGPVSALSHTPSPERVPPVWAMSENAASPISPVPGSPRRTAVKGPRSQPPSTPRSARSKSVVEVNRTDMPLTTTVTNTSGSPTRAPLASNEFRASNESLCRTRTDARSYRRYRDSQDTLSSNRDSIIIVPSSPVHSNRVKDRVTIWEDATRQGSPPKQSTVNFIHKPGGSAADDSSSTPRSIAKDDHRPPSRMGSRRAPNSPTKRGLTTPTGKSVGLGIGATTPGSLYDGEGFLKE
- a CDS encoding uncharacterized protein (ID:PFLUO_005663-T1.cds;~source:funannotate), whose product is METLRTAPELSSFVPLAEHQSRTPSSFYSGPPVLHHHSQRCKVVILERDLLATPVLNALRGESAAASANGSAQDHQDEGEGREIAIEGVDAWVSSEKFLLFSPSASAGVAIPYPSISLHAIQRLRVPGAEDTEVQGLYMQIATPDAAPSDEDDEEQCITLTVVPPSELGAVGESTTTAEPTASEPATPDLNDAPTETPTQMLYAAVSACSNLHPDPVEPGDEDEDKYLTEEEHGNALFQAGLMATRTTDGGLPPPVDGSSGWITAENMHEFFDEEGNWIAGGEPPSLPLGPGAGTVRAREEGDEDEQMEDDDETKWQRTD
- a CDS encoding uncharacterized protein (ID:PFLUO_005664-T1.cds;~source:funannotate) gives rise to the protein MYESYRPHPLLAQVPLTVSPFINLPTSVTLPYTYKSVSSTLPPSVTVDPNNPDAKARYVISTSGEHAAHPDEIMAACQSLEQHLKKNRSDAKEAIKAWKESMQERELAEKRRVAPGWLDREEKLLQPSRTTMSPGPQGSSGPSLLDSTSADQGAPSLPTMVPRDEGEELDRAFGGLGVK